In a single window of the Solea senegalensis isolate Sse05_10M linkage group LG1, IFAPA_SoseM_1, whole genome shotgun sequence genome:
- the nrn1a gene encoding neuritin: MGGGSLALCLALHILSVLQTVLVSAGQCDSVFKGFSDCLLQLGDNMANYPQDLDDRESLHKICNYWDNFHSCASTALADCQEGATDLWEKLKKESRNLDFRGSLFELCGSGNAATRSADARGFLAVVLSAMPTVLTWLAF, translated from the exons atgggagGAGGAAGCCTCGCGCTTTGCCTCGCTCTGCACATCC tgtctgtgctgcagaCGGTGCTGGTCAGTGCTGGTCAGTGTGACTCAGTGTTTAAAGGATTCTCAGACTGCCTGCTGCAGCTGGGAGACAACATGGCCAACTATCCCCAAGACCTGGATGACAGGGAGAGTCTGCACAAGATCTGcaa TTACTGGGATAACTTCCACTCCTGTGCCTCCACGGCGCTGGCCGACTGTCAGGAGGGAGCCACGGATCTGTGGGAGAAACTGAAAAAGGAGTCGCGCAACCTGGACTTCCGTGGGAGTCTGTTTGAACTCTGTGGCAGCGGAAACGCCGCCACCAGATCTGCCGACGCCAGGGGCTTCCTCGCCGTGGTCCTCAGCGCGATGCCCACTGTACTGACTTGGCTGGCGTTTTAA
- the LOC122779760 gene encoding exosome complex exonuclease RRP44-like: protein MLKSKTFVKKTRSGGVMKIVREHYLRDDIWCGSEACTECKQESTELLKDACIESNLCSFPHYLVPDTNVVLHQIDVLEDPVIRNVIILQTVLQEVRHRSAPVYKRLKDIIHEKEKHFYTFTNEHHRDTFIEREPGETANDRNDRAIRVAAKWYSQHLKKFEADTDGLCVVLLTNDQGNKQKAEESGLLVYRFEEYIKSLIANPELVDRLALSNNDKNEITSSKVLTKTRRELQRKRRRKRRRRNREDERRSKHRHTEEEQVHPENQDQVQDRDQEQQQVRGRSSGCRCCFSAVVAGMCGGW from the exons ATGTTGAAGTCTAAAACGTTCGTCAAGAAGACCCGCTCGGGTGGAGTGATGAAAATAGTGCGTGAGCATTATTTGAGAGACGATATTTGGTGCGGGAGTGAAGCATGCACTGAGTGCAAGCAGGAGTCCACGGAGTTGCTAAAAGACGCGTGCATTGAGAGCAACCTGTGCTCTTTTCCTCATTATCTGGTCCCTGACACGAACGTGGTTCTAcatcag ATTGACGTGTTGGAGGATCCTGTGATTCGTAATGTGATTATCCTGCAGACTGTGCTGCAGGAAGTTCGCCACCGCAGTGCGCCAGTCTATAAACGCCTGAAGGACATCATACACGAGAAAGAGAAGCACTTCTACACCTTTACCAATGAGCACCACAG AGACACGTTTATTGAACGTGAACCAGGGGAGACTGCCAACGATCGTAATGACCGGGCAATCCGCGTTGCAGCCAAGTGGTACAGCCAACACTTGAAGAAGTTTGAGGCCGACACAGACGGTCTGTGTGTGGTTCTTCTTACCAATGACCAAGGGAACAAGCAGAAGGCAGAGGAGAGCGGTCTGCTGGTGTACAGAT TTGAGGAGTACATCAAGAGTCTGATTGCAAACCCTGAGCTTGTGGATCGTCTGGCATTGTCCAATAATGACAAG AATGAAATCACCAGTAGTAAGGTGttg ACTAAAACCAGGCGggagctgcagaggaagaggaggaggaagaggaggaggaggaacagagagGACGAGAGACgcagcaaacacagacacacagaggaggagcaggttcACCCGGAGAACCAGGACCAGGTTCAGGACCGGgaccaggagcagcagcaggtgcgGGGCCGCAGTTCCGGATGTAGGTGTTGTTTCAGCGCAGTTGTTGCGGGAATGTGCGGCGGTTGGTGA